Proteins co-encoded in one Pelobates fuscus isolate aPelFus1 chromosome 5, aPelFus1.pri, whole genome shotgun sequence genomic window:
- the CACNG5 gene encoding voltage-dependent calcium channel gamma-5 subunit isoform X3, whose amino-acid sequence MPPLAVCKQPSLEPPSSSTAPHPAPRPPMRWCRLLLWGSRFLAGGKAAKFIQNIIREISLLHVTEIFSCTISDLMLCGMGACSRKALTLLSSVFAVCGLGLLGIAVSTDYWLYLEEGIILPQNQTTEIKMSLHSGLWRVCFLAVTELSLTAGEEQGRCFTIEYVMPMNMQMTSESTISVLSLSLVVGLVLYISSINDEILNRTKDSETYFSYKYGWSFAFAAISFLLTESAGVMSVYLFMKRYTAEDAYRPHPGFYRPRLSNCSDYSGQFLHPEAWVRGRSPSDISSEASLQMNSNYPALLKCPDYDQMSSSPC is encoded by the exons ATGCCACCGCTGGCTGTCTGCAAGCAGCCCTCTCTGGAGCCCCCCAGCTCCAGCACAGCCCCCCACCCTGCTCCTCGCCCCCCCATGCGCTGGTGCAGATTGTTGCTCTGGGGAAGCAGGTTTCTGGCAGGAGGTAAAGCAGCGAAGTTTATACAGAACATTATCCGGGAGATCAGCCTTCTCCACGTTACAGAG ATCTTCTCTTGTACCATCTCAGACCTGATGCTTTGTGGGATGGGGGCATGCAGTAGAAAAGCACTCACACTCCTCAGCAGCGTATTCGCAGTGTGTGGCCTGGGGCTACTGGGAATTGCAGTCAGCACGGACTACTGGCTCTATCTAGAAGAAGGTATAATTCTCCCCCAAAACCAGACCACAGAGATCAAGATGTCCCTGCACTCAGGACTGTGGAGAGTCTGCTTCCTAGCAG TGACAGAGCTATCTCTAACTGCAGGGGAGGAACAAGGCCGCTGCTTCACCATAGAATATGTGATGCCCATGAACATGCAGATGACATCTGAATCGACGATCAGCGTATTGA gtttATCCTTGGTCGTGGGTCTTGTCCTCTACATATCGAGCATTAATGATGAGATTTTAAACAGGACCAAAGACTCTGAGACCTATTTCAGCTACAAGTATGGATGGTCCTTCGCCTTTGCAGCCATATCATTCCTTCTGACAGAG AGCGCAGGTGTTATGTCGGTCTACCTGTTCATGAAACGATACACAGCAGAAGATGCCTATAGGCCCCATCCAGGCTTCTACCGTCCGCGACTCAGTAACTGCTCTGACTATTCAGGCCAGTTTCTGCACCCCGAGGCTTGGGTTCGTGGACGCAGTCCATCGGATATTTCCAGCGAAGCTTCTCTACAGATGAATTCCAACTACCCAGCCTTGCTCAAGTGCCCCGATTACGACCAGATGTCTTCGTCACCCTGCTGA
- the CACNG5 gene encoding voltage-dependent calcium channel gamma-5 subunit isoform X4: MLCGMGACSRKALTLLSSVFAVCGLGLLGIAVSTDYWLYLEEGIILPQNQTTEIKMSLHSGLWRVCFLAVTELSLTAGEEQGRCFTIEYVMPMNMQMTSESTISVLKMIRSATPFPLVSLFFMFIGFILNNVGHIRPHRTILAFVSGIFFILSGLSLVVGLVLYISSINDEILNRTKDSETYFSYKYGWSFAFAAISFLLTESAGVMSVYLFMKRYTAEDAYRPHPGFYRPRLSNCSDYSGQFLHPEAWVRGRSPSDISSEASLQMNSNYPALLKCPDYDQMSSSPC, from the exons ATGCTTTGTGGGATGGGGGCATGCAGTAGAAAAGCACTCACACTCCTCAGCAGCGTATTCGCAGTGTGTGGCCTGGGGCTACTGGGAATTGCAGTCAGCACGGACTACTGGCTCTATCTAGAAGAAGGTATAATTCTCCCCCAAAACCAGACCACAGAGATCAAGATGTCCCTGCACTCAGGACTGTGGAGAGTCTGCTTCCTAGCAG TGACAGAGCTATCTCTAACTGCAGGGGAGGAACAAGGCCGCTGCTTCACCATAGAATATGTGATGCCCATGAACATGCAGATGACATCTGAATCGACGATCAGCGTATTGA AAATGATTCGCTCGGCGACTCCGTTTCCCCTGGTCAGCCTTTTCTTCATGTTTATTGGGTTTATCCTTAACAACGTTGGCCACATTCGCCCCCATCGGACTATTCTGGCCTTCGTGTCAGGGATTTTCTTTATTCTCTCTG gtttATCCTTGGTCGTGGGTCTTGTCCTCTACATATCGAGCATTAATGATGAGATTTTAAACAGGACCAAAGACTCTGAGACCTATTTCAGCTACAAGTATGGATGGTCCTTCGCCTTTGCAGCCATATCATTCCTTCTGACAGAG AGCGCAGGTGTTATGTCGGTCTACCTGTTCATGAAACGATACACAGCAGAAGATGCCTATAGGCCCCATCCAGGCTTCTACCGTCCGCGACTCAGTAACTGCTCTGACTATTCAGGCCAGTTTCTGCACCCCGAGGCTTGGGTTCGTGGACGCAGTCCATCGGATATTTCCAGCGAAGCTTCTCTACAGATGAATTCCAACTACCCAGCCTTGCTCAAGTGCCCCGATTACGACCAGATGTCTTCGTCACCCTGCTGA
- the CACNG5 gene encoding voltage-dependent calcium channel gamma-5 subunit isoform X1 yields the protein MPPLAVCKQPSLEPPSSSTAPHPAPRPPMRWCRLLLWGSRFLAGGKAAKFIQNIIREISLLHVTEIFSCTISDLMLCGMGACSRKALTLLSSVFAVCGLGLLGIAVSTDYWLYLEEGIILPQNQTTEIKMSLHSGLWRVCFLAVTELSLTAGEEQGRCFTIEYVMPMNMQMTSESTISVLKMIRSATPFPLVSLFFMFIGFILNNVGHIRPHRTILAFVSGIFFILSGLSLVVGLVLYISSINDEILNRTKDSETYFSYKYGWSFAFAAISFLLTESAGVMSVYLFMKRYTAEDAYRPHPGFYRPRLSNCSDYSGQFLHPEAWVRGRSPSDISSEASLQMNSNYPALLKCPDYDQMSSSPC from the exons ATGCCACCGCTGGCTGTCTGCAAGCAGCCCTCTCTGGAGCCCCCCAGCTCCAGCACAGCCCCCCACCCTGCTCCTCGCCCCCCCATGCGCTGGTGCAGATTGTTGCTCTGGGGAAGCAGGTTTCTGGCAGGAGGTAAAGCAGCGAAGTTTATACAGAACATTATCCGGGAGATCAGCCTTCTCCACGTTACAGAG ATCTTCTCTTGTACCATCTCAGACCTGATGCTTTGTGGGATGGGGGCATGCAGTAGAAAAGCACTCACACTCCTCAGCAGCGTATTCGCAGTGTGTGGCCTGGGGCTACTGGGAATTGCAGTCAGCACGGACTACTGGCTCTATCTAGAAGAAGGTATAATTCTCCCCCAAAACCAGACCACAGAGATCAAGATGTCCCTGCACTCAGGACTGTGGAGAGTCTGCTTCCTAGCAG TGACAGAGCTATCTCTAACTGCAGGGGAGGAACAAGGCCGCTGCTTCACCATAGAATATGTGATGCCCATGAACATGCAGATGACATCTGAATCGACGATCAGCGTATTGA AAATGATTCGCTCGGCGACTCCGTTTCCCCTGGTCAGCCTTTTCTTCATGTTTATTGGGTTTATCCTTAACAACGTTGGCCACATTCGCCCCCATCGGACTATTCTGGCCTTCGTGTCAGGGATTTTCTTTATTCTCTCTG gtttATCCTTGGTCGTGGGTCTTGTCCTCTACATATCGAGCATTAATGATGAGATTTTAAACAGGACCAAAGACTCTGAGACCTATTTCAGCTACAAGTATGGATGGTCCTTCGCCTTTGCAGCCATATCATTCCTTCTGACAGAG AGCGCAGGTGTTATGTCGGTCTACCTGTTCATGAAACGATACACAGCAGAAGATGCCTATAGGCCCCATCCAGGCTTCTACCGTCCGCGACTCAGTAACTGCTCTGACTATTCAGGCCAGTTTCTGCACCCCGAGGCTTGGGTTCGTGGACGCAGTCCATCGGATATTTCCAGCGAAGCTTCTCTACAGATGAATTCCAACTACCCAGCCTTGCTCAAGTGCCCCGATTACGACCAGATGTCTTCGTCACCCTGCTGA
- the CACNG5 gene encoding voltage-dependent calcium channel gamma-5 subunit isoform X2 — translation MPPLAVCKQPSLEPPSSSTAPHPAPRPPMRWCRLLLWGSRFLAGGKAAKFIQNIIREISLLHVTEIFSCTISDLMLCGMGACSRKALTLLSSVFAVCGLGLLGIAVSTDYWLYLEEGIILPQNQTTEIKMSLHSGLWRVCFLAGEEQGRCFTIEYVMPMNMQMTSESTISVLKMIRSATPFPLVSLFFMFIGFILNNVGHIRPHRTILAFVSGIFFILSGLSLVVGLVLYISSINDEILNRTKDSETYFSYKYGWSFAFAAISFLLTESAGVMSVYLFMKRYTAEDAYRPHPGFYRPRLSNCSDYSGQFLHPEAWVRGRSPSDISSEASLQMNSNYPALLKCPDYDQMSSSPC, via the exons ATGCCACCGCTGGCTGTCTGCAAGCAGCCCTCTCTGGAGCCCCCCAGCTCCAGCACAGCCCCCCACCCTGCTCCTCGCCCCCCCATGCGCTGGTGCAGATTGTTGCTCTGGGGAAGCAGGTTTCTGGCAGGAGGTAAAGCAGCGAAGTTTATACAGAACATTATCCGGGAGATCAGCCTTCTCCACGTTACAGAG ATCTTCTCTTGTACCATCTCAGACCTGATGCTTTGTGGGATGGGGGCATGCAGTAGAAAAGCACTCACACTCCTCAGCAGCGTATTCGCAGTGTGTGGCCTGGGGCTACTGGGAATTGCAGTCAGCACGGACTACTGGCTCTATCTAGAAGAAGGTATAATTCTCCCCCAAAACCAGACCACAGAGATCAAGATGTCCCTGCACTCAGGACTGTGGAGAGTCTGCTTCCTAGCAG GGGAGGAACAAGGCCGCTGCTTCACCATAGAATATGTGATGCCCATGAACATGCAGATGACATCTGAATCGACGATCAGCGTATTGA AAATGATTCGCTCGGCGACTCCGTTTCCCCTGGTCAGCCTTTTCTTCATGTTTATTGGGTTTATCCTTAACAACGTTGGCCACATTCGCCCCCATCGGACTATTCTGGCCTTCGTGTCAGGGATTTTCTTTATTCTCTCTG gtttATCCTTGGTCGTGGGTCTTGTCCTCTACATATCGAGCATTAATGATGAGATTTTAAACAGGACCAAAGACTCTGAGACCTATTTCAGCTACAAGTATGGATGGTCCTTCGCCTTTGCAGCCATATCATTCCTTCTGACAGAG AGCGCAGGTGTTATGTCGGTCTACCTGTTCATGAAACGATACACAGCAGAAGATGCCTATAGGCCCCATCCAGGCTTCTACCGTCCGCGACTCAGTAACTGCTCTGACTATTCAGGCCAGTTTCTGCACCCCGAGGCTTGGGTTCGTGGACGCAGTCCATCGGATATTTCCAGCGAAGCTTCTCTACAGATGAATTCCAACTACCCAGCCTTGCTCAAGTGCCCCGATTACGACCAGATGTCTTCGTCACCCTGCTGA